The genomic DNA GGTCCCCCGCCCCCTGGACCGCCAGGAAGATCAGCAAGGTCATGAAGCCCATGGCCAGCCCCAGCACCAATTCCGACACGGCGGCGGCGGCGAAGCCCCAGCCGTTGGTCTCGGCCCACACCTGGGCCGTGGGCACCAGGAGGAAAGCCAGAACCAAAGCCAGCAGGGCGCGGGTCGCCGCCGGCACCCAGGGGGCGGCGAAGGGCAGGGCCACGGCCAGCAGACCCATCACCCGCAGCAATACCAGGGCGTAAGTTGTCGACAAAGGCCAAAGGGCGTTCAAGTCCACGGGCCGCACCCTCCTTTCACCACCCCGCCCGGGCGGCGGGGATCAATGGATCACTCCCGGCAGCCCGCCCAGCAGGCGGACGGCATAGGCCACCAGCTGGCTCATCATCCACGGACCCAGCAGCAAAGCACCGATCAATACAGCCAGGATCTTGGGCACGAAGGCCAGGGTCTGCTCGTTGATCTGGGTGGTGGCCTGGAAAATGCTCACCGCCAGACCCGTCAGCAAGGCCAGGCCCAAGAGGGGGCCCGCCACCATCAGCACGGTGGTCAGAGCCTCCTGCCCCAGCCTCAGCACCAACCCTTCATCCACGGCGCCACCTCCCTAAGAACGTCAGAAACTGCCCAGCAGCGACTGGACCACCAGGTGCCAGCCGTCGGCCAGCACGAAAAGCAGCACCTTGAAAGGAAGGGAAATCATCATGGGCGGCAGCATGAGCATGCCCATGGACATCAAGGTGCTGGCCACGATCATGTCGATGACTATAAAAGGAATGAAAATTACGAAGCCCATCTGGAAAGCCGTCTTCAACTCGCTGATGGCGAAGGCCGGTATGAGGAGATACGTGGGAACATCCTCGGGACCGTCCACGGGCCCCAAGCCGGCGTAGTTCACAAACAGGGCCAGGTCTTTCTCCCGGGTGTGCCCCAGCATGAAGTCCCGGATGGGCTCGGCTGCCAGGGCCATGGCCGCCTCCTCGGAAATCTCCCCGGCCTGGAAGGGCACCCAGGCTTCCTGGTAGACCGTCTGGGCCACGGGGGCCATGATGAAAAAAGTCAGGAACAAGGCCAAGCCCACCAGCACCTGGTTGGGCGGCATCTGCTGGGTGGCCAGGGCGTTGCGCAGGAAGGACAGGACCACCACGATGCGGGTGAAGGACGTCATCAGCACCAGGATGGCCGGGGCCAGGCTGAGCACCGTCAGGAGCAGGATG from Sphingobacteriaceae bacterium includes the following:
- the fliP gene encoding flagellar type III secretion system pore protein FliP (The bacterial flagellar biogenesis protein FliP forms a type III secretion system (T3SS)-type pore required for flagellar assembly.); translation: MGDRRAVVKMALVLVMVAGLLLVLAGAAQAQTLLPRVTLDMEPAEDAAAWSTGLRIILLLTVLSLAPAILVLMTSFTRIVVVLSFLRNALATQQMPPNQVLVGLALFLTFFIMAPVAQTVYQEAWVPFQAGEISEEAAMALAAEPIRDFMLGHTREKDLALFVNYAGLGPVDGPEDVPTYLLIPAFAISELKTAFQMGFVIFIPFIVIDMIVASTLMSMGMLMLPPMMISLPFKVLLFVLADGWHLVVQSLLGSF
- the fliQ gene encoding flagellar biosynthesis protein FliQ, encoding MDEGLVLRLGQEALTTVLMVAGPLLGLALLTGLAVSIFQATTQINEQTLAFVPKILAVLIGALLLGPWMMSQLVAYAVRLLGGLPGVIH